One genomic segment of Pseudomonas sp. p1(2021b) includes these proteins:
- the truB gene encoding tRNA pseudouridine(55) synthase TruB has translation MAQVKRIRRNVSGIILLDKPLGFTSNAALQKVRWLLNAEKAGHTGSLDPLATGVLPLCFGEATKFSQYLLDSDKGYETVMQLGQTTSTGDAEGEVLQSREVTVGRADIEAVLPRFRGQISQIPPMYSALKRDGQPLYKLARAGEVVEREARSVTIGRLELLECEGTRVRLSVGCSKGTYIRTLVEDIGEALGCGAYVAELRRTQAGPFELAQTVTLEALEQVHADGGNEALDRFLMPSDSGLQDWPLVRLSEHSAFYWLHGQAVRAPDAPQFGMVRVQDHNERFIGIGEVSEDGRIAPRRLIRSE, from the coding sequence GTGGCCCAGGTCAAACGAATCCGCCGCAATGTCAGCGGCATCATCCTGCTGGACAAGCCGCTGGGGTTCACCTCCAACGCCGCCTTGCAGAAGGTCCGCTGGCTGCTCAATGCCGAGAAGGCCGGCCACACCGGTAGCCTCGACCCGCTGGCCACCGGCGTGCTGCCGCTGTGCTTCGGCGAAGCCACCAAGTTCTCCCAGTACCTGCTCGATTCCGACAAGGGCTACGAGACGGTCATGCAGCTGGGGCAGACGACCAGCACCGGCGATGCCGAGGGTGAAGTCCTGCAGAGCCGCGAGGTGACCGTTGGTCGTGCCGATATCGAGGCCGTGCTGCCGCGCTTTCGTGGTCAAATCAGCCAGATTCCGCCGATGTACTCGGCCCTCAAGCGTGACGGCCAGCCGTTGTACAAATTGGCGCGTGCAGGAGAGGTAGTGGAGCGCGAGGCGCGTTCTGTTACTATTGGCCGCTTGGAGTTGCTCGAGTGCGAAGGCACCCGGGTTCGCCTGTCGGTCGGTTGCAGCAAAGGCACCTATATTCGCACCCTGGTGGAGGATATCGGTGAGGCGCTGGGCTGTGGTGCCTATGTCGCCGAATTGCGCCGTACCCAGGCCGGCCCGTTCGAGTTGGCCCAGACCGTGACCCTCGAGGCCCTCGAGCAGGTCCATGCAGACGGTGGCAACGAAGCGCTCGACCGCTTCCTCATGCCGTCCGACAGTGGGTTGCAGGATTGGCCGCTGGTGCGTCTCTCCGAGCACAGTGCGTTCTACTGGCTGCATGGCCAGGCGGTTCGCGCCCCGGATGCCCCGCAGTTCGGCATGGTCCGGGTACAGGATCACAATGAACGCTTCATCGGTATCGGTGAAGTGAGCGAAGACGGGCGTATTGCGCCGCGTCGATTGATTCGATCTGAATGA
- the rpsO gene encoding 30S ribosomal protein S15: MALSVEEKAQIVAEYQQAAGDTGSPEVQVALLTANINKLQGHFKANEKDHHSRRGLIRMVNQRRKLLDYLKGKDTTRYSALIGRLGLRR, translated from the coding sequence ATGGCCCTCAGCGTCGAAGAAAAAGCTCAGATCGTTGCCGAATACCAGCAAGCCGCCGGCGATACCGGTAGCCCGGAAGTGCAGGTTGCTCTGCTGACCGCCAACATCAACAAGCTGCAAGGCCACTTCAAGGCCAACGAAAAAGACCACCACTCCCGTCGTGGCCTGATCCGTATGGTCAACCAGCGTCGTAAGCTGCTGGACTACCTGAAGGGCAAAGACACCACTCGTTACAGCGCCCTGATCGGTCGCCTGGGCCTGCGTCGCTAA
- the pnp gene encoding polyribonucleotide nucleotidyltransferase, with protein sequence MNPVIKTFQFGQSTVTLETGRIARQATGAVLVTVDNDVTVLVTVVGAKQADPGKGFFPLSVHYQEKTYAAGKIPGGFFKREGRPSEKETLTSRLIDRPIRPLFPEGFMNEVQVVCTVVSTSKKTDPDIAAMIGTSAALAISGIPFEGPIGAARVAFHESTGYLLNPTYEQLQASSLDMVVAGTESAVLMVESEAKELTEDQMLGAVLFAHDEFQAVIQAVKELAAEAGKPTWDWQAPAANTELLNLVRAEFGEAISQAYTITLKADRYNRLGELRDQAVARLSNEETGPTAGQIKDIFGELEYRTVRENIVNGKPRIDGRDTRTVRPLNIEVGVLPKTHGSALFTRGETQALVVATLGTARDAQLLDTLEGEKKDAFMLHYNFPPFSVGECGRMGGAGRREIGHGRLARRGVQAMLPSDDEFPYTIRVVSEITESNGSSSMASVCGASLALMDAGVPMKAPVAGIAMGLVKEGDKFAVLTDILGDEDHLGDMDFKVAGTAKGVTALQMDIKINGITEEIMEIALGQALEARLNILGQMNQIIAQSRSELSANAPTMLAMKIDTDKIRDVIGKGGATIRAICEETKASIDIEDDGSIKIFGETKEAAEAAKQRILGITAEAEIGKIYVGKVERIVDFGAFVNILPGKDGLVHISMLSNERVEKVTDVLKEGQEVEVLVLDVDNRGRIKLSIKDVAAAKASGV encoded by the coding sequence GTGAACCCGGTAATCAAGACGTTCCAGTTCGGTCAGTCGACCGTTACTCTCGAGACAGGCCGTATCGCCCGTCAGGCCACCGGTGCTGTACTGGTCACCGTCGATAACGATGTCACCGTGCTGGTGACCGTGGTCGGTGCCAAGCAGGCCGATCCAGGCAAGGGTTTCTTCCCGCTGTCTGTCCACTACCAGGAAAAGACCTACGCCGCCGGCAAGATCCCGGGTGGCTTCTTCAAGCGTGAAGGCCGTCCTTCCGAAAAGGAAACCCTGACCTCGCGCCTGATCGACCGTCCGATCCGCCCGCTGTTCCCTGAAGGGTTCATGAACGAAGTGCAGGTCGTCTGCACCGTGGTTTCCACCAGCAAGAAGACCGACCCGGACATCGCTGCGATGATCGGTACCTCGGCTGCCCTGGCCATTTCCGGTATTCCGTTCGAAGGTCCGATCGGCGCTGCCCGTGTCGCCTTCCATGAAAGCACCGGCTACCTGCTGAACCCGACTTACGAGCAACTGCAAGCATCCAGCCTGGACATGGTCGTCGCCGGTACCGAGTCCGCGGTACTGATGGTCGAGTCCGAAGCCAAGGAACTGACCGAAGACCAGATGCTGGGCGCCGTGCTGTTCGCCCACGACGAGTTCCAGGCCGTGATCCAGGCCGTCAAGGAACTGGCTGCCGAAGCCGGCAAGCCGACCTGGGACTGGCAGGCACCTGCTGCCAACACCGAGCTGCTGAACCTGGTACGCGCCGAGTTCGGCGAGGCTATTTCCCAGGCCTACACCATTACCCTGAAGGCAGACCGCTACAACCGTCTGGGCGAGCTGCGCGACCAGGCTGTTGCCCGCCTGTCCAACGAAGAGACCGGCCCGACCGCCGGCCAGATCAAGGACATCTTCGGCGAGCTGGAATACCGCACCGTCCGCGAAAACATCGTCAACGGCAAGCCGCGTATCGATGGCCGTGACACCCGCACTGTCCGCCCGCTGAACATCGAAGTCGGTGTTCTGCCCAAGACCCATGGTTCGGCCCTGTTCACCCGTGGCGAAACCCAGGCCCTGGTCGTCGCGACCTTGGGTACTGCCCGTGACGCCCAGCTGCTGGACACCCTCGAAGGCGAGAAGAAAGACGCCTTCATGCTGCACTACAACTTCCCACCGTTCTCGGTCGGCGAGTGCGGCCGCATGGGCGGCGCCGGCCGTCGCGAGATCGGCCACGGCCGTCTGGCTCGTCGTGGCGTCCAGGCCATGCTGCCGAGCGACGACGAGTTCCCGTACACCATCCGCGTGGTATCGGAAATCACCGAATCCAACGGCTCCAGCTCCATGGCCTCGGTGTGCGGTGCTTCCCTGGCCCTGATGGACGCAGGTGTGCCGATGAAGGCGCCGGTTGCCGGTATCGCCATGGGCCTGGTCAAGGAGGGCGACAAGTTCGCGGTCCTGACCGACATCCTGGGTGACGAAGACCACCTGGGCGACATGGACTTCAAGGTTGCCGGTACCGCCAAGGGCGTCACCGCGCTGCAGATGGACATCAAGATCAACGGCATCACCGAAGAGATCATGGAAATCGCCCTGGGCCAGGCCCTGGAAGCGCGCCTGAACATCCTCGGCCAGATGAACCAGATCATTGCCCAATCGCGCAGCGAGCTGTCGGCCAACGCCCCGACCATGCTGGCCATGAAGATCGACACCGACAAGATCCGTGACGTCATCGGCAAGGGCGGCGCCACCATCCGCGCCATCTGCGAGGAAACCAAGGCTTCGATCGATATCGAAGACGACGGCTCGATCAAGATCTTCGGCGAAACCAAGGAAGCCGCTGAAGCTGCCAAGCAGCGCATCCTGGGTATCACTGCCGAGGCCGAGATCGGCAAGATCTACGTGGGCAAGGTCGAGCGCATCGTCGACTTCGGCGCCTTCGTCAACATCCTGCCGGGCAAGGACGGCCTGGTGCACATCTCCATGCTCAGCAACGAGCGTGTGGAGAAGGTCACCGACGTCCTGAAGGAAGGCCAGGAAGTCGAAGTGCTGGTACTGGACGTGGACAACCGCGGCCGTATCAAGCTGTCGATCAAGGACGTGGCGGCTGCCAAAGCCTCCGGCGTCTAA
- a CDS encoding BON domain-containing protein translates to MKKFAIAAATATALTLTMANAAFAQQPAQPMTLAAGEMTKAKEETKDTWITTKVKADLMTEKGIPGSDIKVETNKGVVSLSSDVAITQSQKEQAIAITKKIKGVQAVSADGLKAE, encoded by the coding sequence ATGAAGAAATTCGCCATTGCTGCCGCTACTGCCACCGCCTTGACCCTGACCATGGCTAATGCGGCATTCGCCCAGCAACCCGCCCAGCCAATGACGCTGGCGGCCGGTGAAATGACCAAGGCCAAGGAAGAAACCAAAGACACTTGGATCACCACCAAAGTGAAGGCCGACCTGATGACAGAGAAAGGCATCCCTGGCAGCGACATCAAGGTCGAGACCAACAAAGGCGTGGTCTCCCTGTCTTCCGACGTGGCCATTACCCAGTCGCAGAAAGAACAGGCGATCGCCATCACCAAGAAGATCAAGGGTGTGCAGGCCGTATCCGCTGATGGCCTGAAAGCCGAATAA
- a CDS encoding putative quinol monooxygenase, with product MYSLFIKTRVKPGSAEAFLSAIKVNAAASVANEPGCLVFDVSQDRVDPEVIYLYEIYRDDAAYEAHTQTAHFRDSRPLVEPLILEQECFESDVIAFNPVRLGGE from the coding sequence GTGTACAGTTTGTTCATCAAGACCCGTGTAAAACCCGGTAGCGCCGAAGCCTTTCTTTCGGCCATCAAGGTCAATGCCGCCGCTTCGGTGGCCAACGAGCCGGGCTGCCTCGTGTTCGATGTGTCCCAGGACCGTGTCGATCCCGAGGTGATCTATCTCTACGAGATCTACCGTGATGACGCAGCGTACGAGGCCCATACCCAGACGGCCCATTTCCGCGACAGCAGGCCGCTGGTCGAGCCGTTGATTCTTGAGCAGGAATGCTTCGAGAGCGATGTGATCGCCTTCAACCCGGTGCGCCTGGGCGGGGAGTGA
- a CDS encoding VOC family protein → MSDLPVRPGRLNGLRHLALLVPNLEECERFYVDLLGMEVLHRAHEDLVYLTCGNDNLSLGRAAGAANGLQTMDHYGFIVDSVEELDAWYAYFKAHGVTLLDRPFDHGDGARSFHVLDPAGNKVQPLYHPAVSGQRLV, encoded by the coding sequence ATGTCCGATCTACCCGTCCGTCCTGGCCGCCTGAATGGCTTGCGCCATCTGGCCCTGCTGGTCCCGAATCTGGAGGAGTGCGAGCGTTTCTACGTCGACCTGCTCGGCATGGAGGTGCTGCACCGTGCCCATGAAGACCTGGTGTACCTGACCTGCGGTAACGATAACCTGTCCCTGGGGCGTGCCGCAGGGGCGGCCAATGGGTTACAGACCATGGACCACTACGGGTTCATCGTCGACAGCGTGGAAGAACTCGATGCCTGGTACGCCTATTTCAAGGCCCATGGCGTGACCCTGCTGGACCGCCCGTTCGACCACGGCGATGGAGCGCGCAGCTTCCATGTGCTTGACCCAGCAGGTAACAAGGTGCAGCCGCTGTATCACCCGGCGGTGTCCGGGCAGCGGTTGGTTTGA
- a CDS encoding DUF748 domain-containing protein, protein MPKGLTRALGALLAIVASYSLLGFLILPGVGLRIANQQLAQYATVPAHLQRIEFNPFSLELTLWGLQIGEPGKEQVGFERLYANLSLDSLWTKALHLDAVELDKPRNEVLFAKDGSLNLTQLFKLPASEPKPDEPPSDPFPLRIGSIKLSEGYLHFEDLRPSEPIEFLYDSMNLELKNLSTLPDDNADMTLVANGPNGGRIDWKGTLSLAPIASEGTLKVTEGRMKSFWPYVRDAVPLVLEDGIVSLDTHYKLNLAKETELLLDKTSLRIAPFAIKAPDGRQLARLASLDVSETSIDLARQQVIVGKVRSEKLETWAALEQDGQLDWQKLFASQPAKATPKEKAEPAAAEPSDKEKAAKAPSKPWQVLLKDVQLRNYQVHLADRSQKEPVALDVGPLNLDLQNFDSLNQSPFTLKLDTGVGKQGKLQAAGQVNLAPVTAKLDVSTRDIDLRVAQAYISPYIRLELRSGMLASDLKVDLKSTEPLAFTVGGKAQVSQLHTLDTIKDRDFVKWQQLDLSGLSYVHGDALSIDKVSLLQPYARFIINEDRTTNVDDLLIPQPAGAPSSGQAKPASASNEKPLGIRIGQIDINDGSANFADLTLTPNFATAVQQLNGQIGTIDNRKPAPAKVDVKGKVDRYAPVTIKGALNPFNPLASLDIATSFKRVELTTLTPYSGKFAGFRIRKGRLNLDLHYLITNGQLKAENKVVVEQLQLGEKVDSPDAVDLPIRLAVALLKDTEGKISIELPVSGDLNNPQFSVMPIVWQTLRNLVLRAAQAPFKFIGGLIAGGGSEDLGTVKFAPGSSELSSDAQSALDKLAAALKERPELRLEIEGTSAQSSDGPLIAQQRLEREYQATWYKMLQRRGDKVPANASMLVVDDSDKPAMLEGIYRTRLKQQPPAEWKELGREERTVKLRDAVIKSWAESAALLRTLGQERASSIKDYLVDKGQLEDDRVYFLDTTLGQAESDGQVITPMHLDAE, encoded by the coding sequence ATGCCCAAAGGATTGACTCGCGCCCTCGGCGCCTTGCTGGCCATCGTTGCCTCTTACAGCCTGCTTGGCTTTCTCATTCTCCCCGGTGTCGGCCTGCGTATCGCCAACCAGCAACTGGCGCAATACGCCACGGTGCCGGCGCACTTGCAGCGCATCGAATTCAACCCCTTCAGCCTGGAGCTGACGCTCTGGGGCCTGCAGATCGGCGAGCCTGGCAAGGAACAGGTCGGCTTCGAACGCCTGTACGCCAACCTCTCGCTGGACAGCCTGTGGACCAAGGCCCTGCACCTCGATGCCGTGGAGCTGGACAAGCCGCGCAACGAAGTGCTGTTCGCCAAGGACGGCAGCCTGAACCTGACCCAGCTGTTCAAACTGCCGGCCAGCGAGCCCAAGCCCGACGAACCGCCCAGCGATCCCTTCCCGCTGCGCATCGGCAGCATCAAGCTCAGCGAAGGCTACCTACATTTCGAAGACCTGCGCCCCAGCGAGCCCATCGAGTTCCTCTACGACTCCATGAACCTGGAGCTGAAGAACCTCAGCACCCTGCCCGACGACAACGCCGACATGACCTTGGTGGCCAACGGCCCCAACGGCGGGCGCATCGACTGGAAGGGCACCCTGAGCCTGGCCCCCATCGCCTCCGAAGGCACCCTCAAGGTCACCGAAGGCCGAATGAAGTCCTTCTGGCCCTACGTACGCGATGCCGTCCCGCTGGTGCTGGAAGATGGCATAGTGAGCCTCGATACCCACTACAAGCTCAACCTCGCCAAGGAAACCGAACTGCTGCTGGACAAGACCTCGCTGCGCATCGCACCGTTCGCCATCAAGGCCCCTGATGGCCGCCAACTGGCGCGCCTGGCCAGCCTGGATGTCAGCGAGACGTCCATCGACCTGGCCAGGCAGCAGGTAATCGTAGGCAAGGTCCGCAGCGAAAAGCTGGAGACCTGGGCCGCCTTGGAACAGGATGGCCAGCTCGACTGGCAGAAGCTGTTCGCCAGCCAGCCGGCCAAGGCCACCCCGAAGGAAAAGGCCGAGCCCGCCGCCGCCGAACCGAGCGACAAGGAAAAGGCCGCCAAGGCGCCGAGCAAGCCCTGGCAGGTGCTGCTCAAGGATGTACAACTGCGCAACTACCAGGTCCATCTGGCCGACCGCAGCCAGAAGGAACCGGTGGCGCTGGATGTCGGCCCGCTCAACCTGGACCTGCAGAATTTCGACAGCCTCAACCAGTCGCCATTTACGCTCAAGCTGGACACCGGCGTGGGCAAGCAAGGCAAGCTGCAGGCGGCAGGCCAGGTCAACCTGGCACCGGTCACGGCCAAGCTCGACGTCAGCACCCGTGACATCGACCTGCGCGTGGCCCAGGCCTACATCAGCCCGTATATCCGCCTGGAACTGCGCAGCGGCATGCTCGCCAGCGACCTCAAGGTCGACCTCAAGAGCACCGAACCGTTGGCCTTCACCGTTGGCGGCAAGGCCCAGGTCAGCCAGTTGCATACCCTGGATACCATCAAGGACCGGGACTTCGTCAAATGGCAGCAACTGGACCTGAGCGGCCTGTCCTACGTCCATGGCGATGCCCTGTCGATCGACAAGGTGAGCCTGCTGCAGCCCTATGCACGCTTCATCATCAACGAAGACCGCACCACCAACGTAGACGACCTGCTGATCCCCCAACCGGCGGGCGCACCGAGCAGCGGCCAGGCCAAACCGGCCAGTGCGAGCAATGAAAAGCCGCTGGGCATCCGTATCGGGCAGATCGACATCAACGATGGTTCGGCCAACTTCGCCGACCTGACCCTCACGCCCAACTTCGCCACGGCGGTGCAGCAGCTCAACGGCCAGATCGGCACCATCGACAACCGCAAGCCGGCACCGGCCAAAGTGGACGTCAAGGGCAAGGTCGACCGCTACGCCCCGGTCACCATCAAAGGGGCGCTCAACCCGTTCAATCCTCTGGCGAGCCTGGACATCGCCACCAGCTTCAAGCGGGTCGAGCTGACCACCCTGACGCCCTACTCCGGCAAGTTCGCGGGCTTCCGCATCCGCAAGGGCCGACTCAACCTCGACCTGCACTACCTGATCACCAACGGCCAGCTCAAGGCCGAGAACAAAGTGGTGGTCGAACAGTTGCAGTTGGGCGAGAAGGTGGACAGCCCCGATGCCGTGGACCTGCCGATTCGCCTGGCGGTCGCGCTGCTCAAGGATACCGAGGGCAAGATCTCCATCGAGCTGCCGGTTTCAGGCGACCTGAACAACCCTCAGTTCAGTGTCATGCCGATCGTCTGGCAGACCCTGCGCAACCTGGTGCTGCGCGCGGCCCAGGCGCCGTTCAAGTTCATCGGAGGGTTGATCGCCGGCGGCGGCTCGGAAGACCTTGGCACCGTAAAATTCGCGCCCGGCTCCAGCGAGCTCAGCAGCGATGCCCAGTCGGCCCTGGACAAGCTGGCAGCGGCCCTCAAGGAACGCCCGGAGCTGCGCCTGGAAATCGAAGGCACCAGCGCCCAGAGCAGCGACGGCCCCTTGATCGCCCAACAGCGCCTGGAGCGTGAATACCAGGCCACCTGGTACAAGATGCTCCAACGCCGCGGTGACAAGGTACCGGCCAATGCTTCGATGCTGGTGGTCGACGACAGCGACAAGCCGGCCATGCTCGAAGGCATCTACCGCACCCGCCTCAAACAGCAGCCTCCGGCCGAATGGAAAGAGCTCGGCCGCGAAGAGCGTACCGTCAAGCTGCGCGATGCGGTGATCAAGTCCTGGGCCGAAAGCGCAGCACTGCTGCGCACCCTCGGCCAGGAGCGCGCCAGCAGCATCAAGGACTATCTGGTGGACAAGGGCCAGCTGGAGGATGACCGGGTATATTTCCTCGATACCACCCTGGGGCAGGCCGAGAGCGATGGGCAGGTCATTACGCCAATGCACCTGGATGCCGAGTAG
- a CDS encoding oxygenase MpaB family protein — MEALRRRIETQVMSLTGLALGQLDLESPKGDPGLFGPQSVSWQVHGDFPSMLVGGISALMLQLLHPLALSGVWDHSNFRHDLLGRLRRTSQFISGTTFGSTRDAQWLIDKVRTIHLQVVGTAPDGRPYAASDPDLLTWVHVAEVSSFLAAHLRYRNPGLSRADQDAYYDEIALIAERLGAREIPRSCQQVERYLQRMRPQLQCDARSHEVVRILLDAPAPSRMAEPVGKLMLHAGIDLLPDWGRSLLGLHQGPLQQRLIRLGIKGTAPVLRWAMRDGSAHRARRRMGVE; from the coding sequence ATGGAAGCCCTACGCCGCCGCATCGAAACCCAGGTCATGAGCCTCACCGGGCTGGCCCTCGGCCAGCTCGACCTGGAGTCGCCCAAGGGTGACCCAGGGCTGTTCGGCCCGCAGAGCGTCAGTTGGCAGGTGCACGGCGACTTCCCCAGCATGCTGGTTGGCGGCATCAGCGCCCTGATGCTGCAATTGCTGCACCCCCTGGCGCTGTCGGGGGTGTGGGACCATTCCAATTTTCGTCACGACCTGCTCGGCCGCCTGCGCCGCACCAGCCAGTTCATTTCCGGCACCACCTTCGGCTCGACCCGCGACGCCCAATGGTTGATCGACAAGGTTCGCACCATTCACCTGCAGGTGGTCGGCACCGCGCCCGATGGCCGCCCTTATGCGGCCAGCGACCCGGACCTGCTGACCTGGGTGCATGTCGCCGAAGTCAGCAGCTTCCTCGCCGCCCACCTGCGCTACCGCAACCCTGGCCTGTCACGTGCCGACCAGGATGCCTACTACGACGAGATCGCCCTCATCGCCGAACGGCTCGGCGCGCGGGAGATACCACGCTCCTGCCAGCAGGTGGAGCGCTACCTGCAGCGCATGCGCCCGCAGCTCCAGTGCGATGCGCGCAGCCATGAAGTGGTGAGGATCCTGCTCGACGCCCCCGCCCCCAGCCGCATGGCCGAGCCGGTGGGCAAGCTGATGCTCCACGCCGGCATCGACCTGCTGCCCGACTGGGGCCGCAGCCTGCTGGGCCTGCACCAGGGCCCGCTGCAACAGCGCCTGATCCGCCTGGGCATCAAAGGCACCGCGCCCGTGCTGCGCTGGGCCATGCGCGACGGGTCCGCGCATCGGGCGCGACGACGCATGGGTGTCGAGTAA
- the acs gene encoding acetate--CoA ligase, with amino-acid sequence MFDIRDYPQALAVSQSARLSPDEYRRLYRQSVEDPDSFWAEQAKRLDWIKPWRQVQQCDLNTGAARWFDGGQLNVSYNCIDRHLATRGDQTALLWEGDDPKDAKAISYRELHRQVCRLANALKARGVKKGDRVCIYMPMIPEAAYAMLACARIGAIHSVVFGGFSPDALRDRILDADCRTVITADEGVRGGKRIPLKQNVDKALASCPNVTSVLVVRRTQADIAWSEGRDLWYHDATEQAGDDCAPEPMDAEDPLFILYTSGSTGKPKGVLHTTAGYLLQAALTFEVVFDYRDGEVFWCTADVGWVTGHSYIVYGPLANGAISLMFEGVPNYPDSSRFWQVVDKHQVNIFYTAPTALRALMREGEAPLQGTSRQSLRLLGSVGEPINPEAWEWYFEAVGQKRCPIVDTWWQTETGGIMLSPLPGNTHLKPGCATQPMFGVQPVLLDEKGKLIDGPGAGLLAIKASWPGQIRSVYGDHQRMVDTYFKPMPGYYFTGDGARRDADGDYWITGRVDDVINVSGHRIGTAEVESALVLHDSIAEAAVVGYPHDLKGQGIYAFITPMNGVTPDDALKAELLALVSKEIGSFAKPELIQWAPALPKTRSGKIMRRILRKIACNELDNLGDTSTLADPSVVQGLIDKRLNQ; translated from the coding sequence TCGCGACTACCCCCAGGCTCTGGCCGTCAGCCAGTCCGCACGCCTTTCCCCCGACGAGTACCGCCGCCTCTACCGCCAGTCGGTCGAAGACCCCGACAGCTTCTGGGCCGAACAGGCCAAACGCCTGGACTGGATCAAGCCCTGGCGGCAGGTGCAGCAATGCGACCTGAATACCGGCGCGGCGCGCTGGTTCGACGGTGGCCAGCTCAATGTCAGCTACAACTGCATCGACCGCCACCTGGCCACCCGAGGTGACCAGACCGCGCTGCTCTGGGAAGGCGACGACCCAAAGGACGCCAAGGCGATCAGTTACCGCGAACTGCACCGCCAGGTCTGCCGACTGGCCAATGCCCTCAAGGCCCGGGGCGTGAAGAAAGGCGACCGAGTGTGCATCTACATGCCCATGATCCCTGAGGCGGCCTATGCCATGCTCGCCTGCGCACGCATCGGCGCCATTCATTCGGTGGTGTTCGGCGGCTTTTCGCCCGATGCCCTGCGTGACCGCATCCTCGATGCCGACTGCCGCACGGTGATCACCGCCGACGAGGGCGTGCGCGGCGGCAAACGTATCCCGCTGAAGCAGAACGTCGACAAGGCCCTGGCAAGCTGCCCCAATGTGACCAGCGTGCTGGTGGTACGCCGCACCCAGGCCGACATCGCCTGGAGCGAAGGCCGCGACCTGTGGTACCACGACGCGACGGAACAGGCCGGTGACGACTGCGCACCCGAGCCCATGGACGCGGAAGACCCGCTGTTCATCCTCTATACCTCCGGCAGCACCGGCAAGCCCAAGGGCGTGCTGCACACCACCGCCGGCTACCTGCTGCAGGCCGCGCTCACCTTCGAGGTGGTGTTCGATTATCGTGACGGCGAGGTGTTCTGGTGCACTGCCGATGTCGGCTGGGTCACCGGGCACAGCTATATCGTCTACGGCCCCCTGGCCAACGGCGCGATCTCGCTGATGTTCGAAGGCGTGCCCAACTACCCGGACAGCTCGCGCTTCTGGCAGGTGGTGGACAAGCACCAGGTGAACATCTTCTATACCGCCCCCACGGCCTTGCGCGCCCTGATGCGCGAAGGCGAGGCGCCACTGCAGGGCACGTCGCGACAAAGCCTGCGCCTGCTGGGCAGCGTGGGCGAGCCGATCAACCCGGAAGCCTGGGAGTGGTACTTCGAAGCAGTCGGGCAGAAACGCTGCCCCATCGTCGATACCTGGTGGCAGACCGAGACCGGCGGCATCATGCTCAGCCCGTTGCCCGGCAATACGCACCTCAAGCCAGGCTGTGCCACCCAGCCGATGTTCGGCGTGCAGCCGGTGCTGCTGGACGAAAAAGGCAAGCTGATCGACGGGCCAGGTGCCGGCCTGCTGGCAATAAAAGCCAGCTGGCCTGGGCAGATCCGCAGCGTCTATGGCGATCACCAGCGCATGGTCGATACCTATTTCAAACCCATGCCCGGCTACTACTTCACAGGTGACGGCGCTCGCCGCGATGCAGACGGTGACTACTGGATCACCGGGCGCGTGGACGATGTGATCAATGTCTCTGGCCACCGCATCGGCACCGCCGAGGTGGAAAGTGCGCTGGTGCTGCACGACAGCATCGCCGAGGCCGCCGTGGTGGGGTACCCTCACGACCTCAAGGGCCAGGGCATCTACGCCTTCATCACGCCCATGAACGGTGTTACCCCGGACGACGCGCTCAAGGCCGAGCTGCTCGCCCTGGTCAGCAAGGAGATCGGCAGTTTCGCCAAGCCGGAACTGATCCAGTGGGCCCCGGCCCTGCCCAAGACCCGCTCGGGCAAGATCATGCGGCGTATACTGCGCAAGATCGCCTGCAACGAGCTGGATAACCTGGGCGACACCTCGACCCTGGCCGACCCAAGCGTGGTCCAGGGGCTGATCGACAAACGCCTCAACCAGTAG